accacgcaaattaagaaaaagaacaccTTGGAGAGTTTCTTCTCCGAGCTGAAGGAGAACTGAGGAGAGGGGCGGAAGTgatggggaggggggggtgaaaGGAGAGTTCTGGGGAGCACCCCTTCCCAACCTATAGCAGTGCATTTACATATAGGCACATTACCATgttgtgcatttttctgcCCATTCCTcagtgtttcttttttttttcctcacccGCTCGATCACGCATGCTTCGCTATTTACCCTCTCGAGGGCCCCTCCTTCGTGCCGAATTAAAAAGCCTCACCCCCGAAGCAACCCCTTCGAGGCAACTGCACATTTGGCCAAAACAACCCAGCTGAAGGAAAACCTTTAGAGCAATTTGAATTAAACGTTTTATATCGCCGCGTCGTTTTGGTTCCTTTTGAGCAACTTCACCGTACTGCTCGCCCAAGCAGCGGCGAATCTGAAAGGAGTGCCCCAAACCGTTGTCGGCTCACCCGTTTTTCTAGTGCTATTCGTCTCCCCGGTTGCACCTTCGTGTGACACATCGCACCATTGGATTTTAAACGCGCACGTAAGTAAGTTGGTACGTACGTGCGTGCACACCACGTGGCCACTATTCTTCATAGAAAAGAAACAGTCCCCGGGGGTTAGTTCaactcaaaaaaataaagaaaaactggATGCAATTATAGTCTACAAATTGCAGATTGCAAACTGGTGAATTAGCGCTGCTGAGAAGGCATGCCACCCCCATTTGGCACGCTTTCCACCTGACTATTCCCtgcatgtacaaaaaaacgCGACATGAAAAAGCATCAAATGGTGcgcacaggaaaaaaaaaaaaataataatataataataaaataatgtaaaacaaaataaaataaatacatgtaACCAGTTGCGGGCTGACGTACCCAAGCTGACCATTCACCCAAACGCTCAAAGACGCTCGCGGAAAAGTTTCAAAAGTATTCGCACTACCGCGAACCGTGCGCGCtgctagaaaaaaagggatagtCTTACCCAGATTAGCAGCTTCATCCAGGTGTGTACTTCCCCAACCCAAGTGAGATGCTCACCTCCCCATTAAATTAAGCTGGCTCCATTGGGTCCAAAATGTACTTTTCGTCCTTCATTTTCCTCTTAGCCAATTTCCGCACCGCGGTTTGCATTAGCCGTTCCCGTTTATTCTTGCACTTAAAGTTGATAATATCGAAGAGCCTCCTCTCTTTAAACCTCCTCCTCTTTGAGGACATCTTTGACTTCATGAAGGGGTTCTTTATGTCATAGGCGATTGGGCCATTTTTCTTTAGAAGGCAACTTGTAGGCGAACCGAAAAGTTTAAACGACGAATCTTCACTTACTTCATTTGAATATTCAAATTCACTTAGGTTCTTTTTGATCATCTCGAAGAATTCCTTTTTCGATGTGAATGTGTCTTTTTCCGCTTGCTTCTTGGtgcactccattttttcttcacttcttagtgcttcttttttagaagacttactattttttcccccctcttttgATGAGCCACTCGAGGGAACTACATAATTctgttttccttcccctgtAATGCCACCATCCACAGAAGCCCCCTCCTTCTGATACGCCTCTTCAGTTTTatcccccccatttttctttcttagCTCAAGTTGTTCCCTAATTTTGTCGTAGTACTTAATCCGTTTCTGAGTAACCGGGTCGTAGTACTTATTAATAAATGACTGCAGCCCGTTAATATAAAAAGCGTTGttcttaaatttttcatgcaCAACTTCTAGTATGTGAAAGTACGAAAAGACATTTCTAAAATTAAACTTATTCTCCGTGATGGTAAAATTTACATGTCTACTATAGTTATACTTggcttctttctttttggaCGAATACCAATAATCGAACTGATTAAATTTACGTcctaactttttatttttgtaaatatttttaatattttcatattcctttaatatatttttatcgtacttaaaatatttctgttcAGGATCTAATTTGCTTAACTTTTCAGTTATCATTATGTAGGcactatgttttttttttaatttctgatttatttcatttcttATTCTTCCCTTTCGTATTCTTCTTTCCAGagagtttttatatttgtatttaaaCTTTTTGGtcataaataatttagaCCCCTTCTTAAaactattttgttttgttaaaaaatgaaatattctATTACATCCCCTTTGGTGGAACACCTTTTCTACCACCTGCTTTGCGCCACATGTAGACAAAAAAGTTTTGTCGTGGTTTTTCATAAGTTGGTTCAAAATTATAAGCACAACGTTAAATGTAATGAGTGGAAATCTCATTCTAACGTCGCTgaatgttcatttttttttttttttttttttttttttgcttccttgtGTTGCCTCTGGTGTTATGCGCCTTGGTCTTGCTGGGAAGGAGgcccaaaaaatggaagcagtTACATACGCGATGATGTACATCGGTGCGTACACATGCGGGTGTGTGTTTCCCGATGCTAAAACGCCCCTGTTCATGTTCTACCCCACTTAATTTCTGGCTGCTCTGAAGAAAAGGTGCTGCTGTTTGAGTCCCCTTCCGCGTAAAAATAGCTTTGTCTAAACAACCCCTCTTTCGCATTTCTTCGCATGTTTATCTTAGGAAAATGTTTGCATCCACCCCCTTTAGCCCTCCCACAGGGGTAATTAAACACAAATCGGCAGAGCAATGGTGCAACGGCGGaatgtgacaaaaaaaaaaagcgcgaTATGGTAcgagaaagggaaaacaaagcGGAAGTTCCCTTCAGCCCATCATATCCACGCACACCCTTGTTAATATTCCTCGCAGGGAATCTATGCTATTATTAACCCCAGAAATGCAGGGCGCTCTAAGGAGAGAAAATACGAGTACACATTTCAGTAACTGTAAAGTACTATCTCATCAGTGGGCCCTTCTGCTGGCACATATTCGGAACGGGGGGGAGAGGGCTTCTCTTCTCTGCTAAATTGTTTTCCCATATAATAATTCACGTGGCGGTATGTGCCGCGCCACTGGAAcactctttaattttttcaataaacgAGTTCTCACGCTTTCAAAGCGCATTAGCAGTGTTCTCTAGATAAGCGGCGATGTGCTTCTTCACAcaaaggagtaaaaaaataaaataaaataaccaCTAAAATGTAACCCTCTTTtaaacgcaaaaaagggggcttGCAAGGGGAGAAATGTATTCGCTCAGCAAGTGCACGAATAGCCGCTTGTTGCCTACACGCAAATGAAAATTGTGCATTCGGTGTGGCAAACCCGTTCGCGATTTAgcgatggaaaaaaaagggggaaaaaaaaagagaacatTCCAGCGACAGAAAAAGCAATAACGATGGTAATGGCAATGTCAAAGGCAGTGACAATGCGCATATGCTACTCCCCCATGGCCTGTACATCTGCCTACCCAACTGCGCGCACGCACCCCAGGGGATAATCCACCATCCGAGGGAGCCATCAACACTACGCGCAAATATCTACCAAGTGTACCagttaaaatgggaaaaattagCATCGTGGTGACCATTTTACCCCCATAATAGAAgtactcaaaaaaaatgaaaacacagattaggggaaaaaaaaaaaatgactcccAGGTACTACTTCTATACTAAGGAGATTACACATATCTTCTGGGGGAACCTACTATGCAGGCGTAACAGAAGGTTACTGTCAATCGAAGGGAGCCTCCTAAACAACCCCATTGGAAGCATTTCAcgatttaaaataaaacaaacatGTGCTAATCAAaatgaaggggaagaaaggCAGAAAAGTTCATCATCTCAGAATTTTTCAAACCACACTTTTATGTATCCCAAGCAGAAGAAAGGCTCCACAAATAGCACTAACCAATACAGAAGAAACAGCTGCATCGTTGGCAGTACACCCGAACTTAGGCTAAAAGGAGGAAACTTATTCTTGTGCCAAGATAAGAAATTTTtcagtggaagaagtggaggattaaaaagaaggaaaaaaagaaaagatgaAAGAGTTATAAATACCTGTGCAGGAAAAAggttggaatttttttatcccaagaaaaagagaagacaACGAATTGGGCTAATTCAAAAtagcagaaaaaatatagtttaCGATAATGTTTTGAAAAGGTTCCTAGTTTATTATTACAAACAGGGCATTCAAGTGTTTAGAAGTTtcagctgcaaaaaaaaaagaaacttcGAGTCAGCGAGGAACAAAGCTATAATTCTGTCCAAGCAGTACAGCAAAAAGTATAGCAAACAAATCGACAAGGAACAGAGAGCTAACAAAACACCCCTTAATATCAATGACAGCAGCAATTTGAGTGCAAAATATGATCACAATGTCAcaagaaatgtaaaaattgttcctgataaaaataaaagtggaTATAGGGGTGTGTTTTACGACGCCTCTGAACATGCTTACATTTGCGTCTATAACGAGGCGGGCataagaaaatttcaaatttttaaaattcaaaATAACGATTATCTCGAGGCGTACAATTTAGCCGTCATGTGTCGACGCTACaagctttttaaaaatttccaatTCGTTTCGCAGCGAAATCGAATACGCAGTGGGCGCATACATCTTAAGTGATATTCTTGCACGGGGAACTGTGCGGGCGCGTGGGCCTACTCTCCACTCCCTGCTCGTTTCGCCTTGGGGAAGTAGCGCCTTTTTTATCACACACTGGGCTAATGCACGAGGTGCAGAAAAGCCAACCAGGAAGCGTGACACCTTTATGTAAAAACCCTTTAATTGTGGAAAGACGTAgacatgtttttttcccccttcgcttcctcctttttgtttcccaAAATGGCCATTAAAAACGATGCTTTAAAAACCCGTTTGtgaattataaattatatttacatttaatgtacaaaaaagttGTTCAGAAGTTCTGAACAGGAGTTAGGCTAAACTTGGCACGTTTTTACGTCGGCCTGGCCCACTTTTCGAGCAGAATGTGAGGATGCTTCTTAGGAGCTCCTCGAAAAGGGACTCATAACAACTACACCCATGGTGCTAGTCATAgggcataaaaatgaaggggcataaatttacaaaattttcatacataTGTTACATGGTACCAAAAGGATGGACTACTCCGAGTCCGATTTTATGTTATGCTTCTTCGCCAAAAGTCGATTTACCTGTTCAAGCAGttgattatat
This genomic stretch from Plasmodium cynomolgi strain B DNA, chromosome 14, whole genome shotgun sequence harbors:
- a CDS encoding hypothetical protein (putative), yielding MITEKLSKLDPEQKYFKYDKNILKEYENIKNIYKNKKLGRKFNQFDYWYSSKKKEAKYNYSRHVNFTITENKFNFRNVFSYFHILEVVHEKFKNNAFYINGLQSFINKYYDPVTQKRIKYYDKIREQLELRKKNGGDKTEEAYQKEGASVDGGITGEGKQNYVVPSSGSSKEGGKNSKSSKKEALRSEEKMECTKKQAEKDTFTSKKEFFEMIKKNLSEFEYSNEKNGPIAYDIKNPFMKSKMSSKRRRFKERRLFDIINFKCKNKRERLMQTAVRKLAKRKMKDEKYILDPMEPA
- a CDS encoding transcription factor with AP2 domain(s) (putative) — its product is MTPRYYFYTKEITHIFWGNLLCRRNRRLLSIEGSLLNNPIGSISRFKIKQTCANQNEGEERQKSSSSQNFSNHTFMYPKQKKGSTNSTNQYRRNSCIVGSTPELRLKGGNLFLCQDKKFFSGRSGGLKRRKKRKDERVINTCAGKRLEFFYPKKKRRQRIGLIQNSRKNIVYDNVLKRFLVYYYKQGIQVFRSFSCKKKRNFESARNKAIILSKQYSKKYSKQIDKEQRANKTPLNINDSSNLSAKYDHNVTRNVKIVPDKNKSGYRGVFYDASEHAYICVYNEAGIRKFQIFKIQNNDYLEAYNLAVMCRRYKLFKNFQFVSQRNRIRSGRIHL